The genomic window CAGCGTCTTACCTGTATCACTGACATCCTGTTTGCCGGCGTGTCTGTGCTTAGCCCGGCAAAGCTGGAGTGGCAGCCTGCCCTCGGTACCGTCAGGCTGTTCGGTGTTGTCTTCAGATACATGACCTCGGATCTGGGCAGCGTGAGCGGCAGGGGGCTCTGGTAGTCGAAGCATATAGGCGAAGTTATGAGCGAGGGGCTGCTCACCACATTCATGCGGCTTGCCGAATCTCTCTCCTCCATCTCGCTTTGCACCAGCATGATGTCACTCTTGTTGATCCGCTTCTTCTTGCCCTTCCCCACCGGAGGATTGGAGTACTCGGGCATGCGGCAGTTATAATTCCCGCTCTCTTTATCTTGATGCTTGGACTTGACGGCGATGGCCGTCATGACGGCTAAGAGCATGACAGAGATAATGCAGAGGGTAACGATGAGAGGCAGGGATACATCCCAGTGCTGCTGCTCGCCGCTCACTCcagagccgccgccgccacctgaTGCCGCTTCCGTATTGGCCTTGATGACCAGCTTAGCCACAGCGGATAAGGGCGGTTTGCCGTGGTCGGTTACCTTAACCACCAGCTCAACCGTGGGAGAGACTTCTTCCCACAGGGCGTGGGTTGTCCTAACTTCGCCTCTTATAGGATCCATGTCAAACAGGTGGTCATCATTCCCCTCTGTGATCTCGTACGTCAAGTGTCCACTGTCTCCGTGGTCGTGGTCCACCGCTTTCACCGTAGCCACGATGTAGCCGATACCCACGTTCCGAGGCACTGGGATTTCCGCCGTGTCATTTTGAAGGAGCGGTAAAATGATCACTGGGAGATTGTCGTTGACGTCAAGGATGTTGACCCTGACGGTGGCGGTGCTCTCCATGTGAGGGGAGCCTCCGTCTTTAGCCTGAACTTTGAACTCAAATGATTTGGTTTGCTCATAGTTAAAAGAGCGTGATGCGTATATGGCTCCATTTGTGGGGTTAACAGAAACGTACGTATAAACGGACACCTCGCCGATATGCGAGGGCATGATGGAGTAGGTTACAGTGCCGTTGCGGCCTACGTCCGGGTCATGGGCCAGCACGGAGCCCAGATACTCGCCCGGAATGTTGTTCTCGGGCACCTGTAGCACATAAACGACTTTTGTGAAGCGAGGCGCATTGTCGTTCTCGTCCAAGATTTTCACAGTGAACGACTTGGTGTAGTTCAAAGAGGGGATTCCGTTGTCTCTGGCCATGATCGTGACGTTATATTCGTCCTTGGTCTCCCGGTCCAAAGGCCTGTCGGTGAGCAGCGTGTAAAAATTGTCATTGTTCTCCTGCAGTCGGAAAGGAACGTTCCCCAGCACGCGGCACTGGAGCTGGCCATTTCGTCCGGAATCTTTATCCGTCACTCTGACAAGCGCGATGACAGATTCAGAGGGTGCCGCCTCACTGATGGCACCCTGCCTCACAGAAACAAAACTGATTATTGGTGAGTTGTCATTTTTGTCAAGCACTTTGACAGTAATTTTCGCATGGCCCGGTATGGGGTTCGGCCCGAGATCCTTGGCTTGCACATCAAATTCTATGATGGGATTCTCCTCAAAATCAATTTCCCCCTGGACTTTTATGACTCCGCTATTGGGATCTATCGAGAACAAATCTTGTATTCGCTCAGATGCATATCCCGTGAAAGAGTAAACCACCTGTCCGTTGCTTCCCTCATCATGGTCGGTGGCGTTCAAATCTATGAGTATTTTTCCAGGCGGGGAATTCTCCGTCAGTTCCAGCACATAGGAGGATTTCTCAAAAATGGGGCTATTGTCATTCGAATCAGTCACCCTgacattgatttgcatggagccTGATCTCGGATACTCCCCCCCATCGATGGCGGTGAGGAGGAGGGTGTGATGGCTCTGGTCTTCCCGATCCAGAGGTCGCTGAACCACCAGCTCTGGATAAATGGTCCCGTCCCCTCTTACTTTTAAATCCAGCGAGAATGTATTGTAATCATCTCTGGTGACCTGATAAGTCTTGATCCCGTTCTCCCCGGTATCCAAGTCATGTGCAATAGTCAGAGGGAAGCGTGTTCCCGCCGCTGCATTCTCCGAGATGTCGATGTTAATGTGATCTGAGGGGAAACTGGGCAAGTTGTCATTGATGTCCTGTATGTCGATCTTGATCATGCATATTTCCTTATCATTGGCGAACACCTCCATGGAGAGCTGGCACTTTGGGTTCCGCCTGCATAACGTCTCCCTGTCAATCCTTTGTTTGGTGAAAATAAGTCCACTCTCCGGGTCGACGTCCACCAGGTGTGGTGCGGAATTCTCCAGCACTCTGAAGTTGgattttttccctctctccagGGTCCCATATCCGCCGTCTTTCGCGATATTACCTATGACAGTGCCGGGTCCTTGCTCCTCTGGGACGGAATAACTAAGGTTTTTCAATGTCAGGGCTTTAACCCACAGCAGAAGGAAGATGGGAACAGAGAGACGCATCCCTTCTGTTGGATATGCGGTACTGGCACACAGGaggaagagaaaagaaaaaaaaaaaccttgacttTCAACCTGTTGATTATTCCGCCAAACCTTTAGTGGACTATATCCAAAGCTGGCATGTTGCTGCTGGGCTAATTGGATATCAAATCGATTTGTGAACCCCTTTTAATGGGCATTAGCTCTCTCACATGCCGCTCCGCGATGATGAACTCTTTCTGTAAACAAAGATGACCGCCCGACGACACCCGGTGCATGAATTAAAGATCAAATTCAACATTGGAATGCT from Syngnathus scovelli strain Florida chromosome 8, RoL_Ssco_1.2, whole genome shotgun sequence includes these protein-coding regions:
- the LOC125973617 gene encoding protocadherin-17 — translated: MRLSVPIFLLLWVKALTLKNLSYSVPEEQGPGTVIGNIAKDGGYGTLERGKKSNFRVLENSAPHLVDVDPESGLIFTKQRIDRETLCRRNPKCQLSMEVFANDKEICMIKIDIQDINDNLPSFPSDHINIDISENAAAGTRFPLTIAHDLDTGENGIKTYQVTRDDYNTFSLDLKVRGDGTIYPELVVQRPLDREDQSHHTLLLTAIDGGEYPRSGSMQINVRVTDSNDNSPIFEKSSYVLELTENSPPGKILIDLNATDHDEGSNGQVVYSFTGYASERIQDLFSIDPNSGVIKVQGEIDFEENPIIEFDVQAKDLGPNPIPGHAKITVKVLDKNDNSPIISFVSVRQGAISEAAPSESVIALVRVTDKDSGRNGQLQCRVLGNVPFRLQENNDNFYTLLTDRPLDRETKDEYNVTIMARDNGIPSLNYTKSFTVKILDENDNAPRFTKVVYVLQVPENNIPGEYLGSVLAHDPDVGRNGTVTYSIMPSHIGEVSVYTYVSVNPTNGAIYASRSFNYEQTKSFEFKVQAKDGGSPHMESTATVRVNILDVNDNLPVIILPLLQNDTAEIPVPRNVGIGYIVATVKAVDHDHGDSGHLTYEITEGNDDHLFDMDPIRGEVRTTHALWEEVSPTVELVVKVTDHGKPPLSAVAKLVIKANTEAASGGGGGSGVSGEQQHWDVSLPLIVTLCIISVMLLAVMTAIAVKSKHQDKESGNYNCRMPEYSNPPVGKGKKKRINKSDIMLVQSEMEERDSASRMNVVSSPSLITSPICFDYQSPLPLTLPRSEVMYLKTTPNSLTVPRAGCHSSFAGLSTDTPANRMSVIQTENFPSEPNYAGSRQPFVQSSTFKDAERASLRDSGHGDSDQADSDQDTNRGSQCDTSGREALKMKATSVNGQPFEQEQDKSVHCTDECRALGHSDRCWMPKLRIGSQADSGDNRTNLFIPVGMDAMVETEIYGTISRGSRKTLSTFGKEQRDGTVLVANVKPYLKSQRAPCLPLQESPPAPGSPTKSGPALDSAEREVKEEREGGSDSSAYGPPDGQCSPLHTALEEPSYLTRELRPKALSSSLIHSAVISQECGVSEYEQRDSGN